Proteins encoded in a region of the Chelonoidis abingdonii isolate Lonesome George chromosome 2, CheloAbing_2.0, whole genome shotgun sequence genome:
- the SNAI2 gene encoding zinc finger protein SNAI2, which produces MPRSFLVKKHFNSSKKPNYSKLDTHTVIISPYLYESYPMPIIPQPEILSSVAYNPITVWTTTGLLPSPLPNDLSPLSGYPSSLGRVSPPPPSDTSSKDHSGSESPISDEEERIQSKLSDPHAIEAEKFQCSLCNKTYSTFSGLAKHKQLHCDAQSRKSFSCKYCDKEYVSLGALKMHIRTHTLPCVCKICGKAFSRPWLLQGHIRTHTGEKPFSCPHCNRAFADRSNLRAHLQTHSDVKKYQCKNCSKTFSRMSLLHKHEESGCCVAH; this is translated from the exons ATGCCACGATCTTTCCTGGTCAAGAAGCATTTCAATTCATCCAAGAAGCCAAATTACAGTAAACTGGACACTCATACAG tgatCATTTCCCCATACCTGTATGAGAGCTATCCAATGCCTATCATACCACAGCCAGAGATCCTGAGCTCAGTAGCTTACAATCCAATTACTGTGTGGACTACAACTGGGCTGCTACCATCCCCATTACCCAATGACCTCTCTCCTCTTTCTGGATACCCCTCATCCTTAGGAAGAGTCagtccacctccaccctctgacacCTCGTCCAAGGATCACAGTGGCTCAGAAAGTCCCATTAGCGATGAAGAAGAGCGAATCCAGTCAAAGCTTTCAGATCCCCATGCAATTGAAGCTGAAAAGTTTCAGTGCAGTTTGTGCAACAAGACCTATTCAACTTTCTCTGGGCTGGCCAAACATAAGCAACTGCACTGTGATGCCCAGTCTAGGAAATCGTTCAGCTGCAAGTACTGTGACAAGGAATATGTAAGCCTGGGAGCCCTTAAGATGCACATCAGGACCCACACACTACCTTGTGTCTGCAAGATCTGTGGCAAGGCTTTCTCTAGACCCTGGTTACTTCAAGGACACATCAGAACTCACACAG gagAGAAGCCTTTTTCATGCCCTCATTGCAACAGAGCATTTGCAGACAGATCGAACCTGAGGGCTCATCTGCAGACCCATTCAGATGTGAAGAAATATCAGTGCAAAAATTGCTCCAAAACTTTCTCCAGAATGTCTCTTCTGCACAAACATGAGGAATCTGGCTGCTGTGTAGCACACTGA